In one window of Salvia splendens isolate huo1 unplaced genomic scaffold, SspV2 ctg637, whole genome shotgun sequence DNA:
- the LOC121790842 gene encoding putative non-heme chloroperoxidase, which translates to MQQKVTIPNKHGKKLVGLLHDTGSPQLVVLCHGFRSTKEYKIMVNLAGALEKEGISAFRFDFSGNGESEGSFQFGNYFDEVDDLRSVVDYFAGSNRSTIAVLGHSKGGDVVLLYASKYHDVPAVVNLSGRYDLKRGIEERFGNDFMERLKKDGYIDVKTTKGEVEYRVTEESMKERLNTNMHEACPLIDPNCRLLTVHGSADEIIPLEDAKEFAKILPNHELKIVEGANHGYSSHQDELVSVVLPFLKEMCAKR; encoded by the exons ATGCAGCAGAAAGTAACGATACCGAACAAGCATGGTAAAAAACTTGTTGGCTTATTGCATGACACGGGATCACCACAACTAGTTGTTCTCTGCCATGGTTTTAGGTCCACAAAG GAATACAAAATAATGGTCAATCTTGCTGGTgctttagaaaaagaaggaatcAGTGCTTTTCGCTTTGATTTCTCTGGAAATGG GGAGAGTGAAGGTTCATTTCAGTTCGGTAACTACTTTGATGAGGTTGATGACTTGAGATCTGTGGTTGATTACTTTGCTGGGTCAAACCGCTCAACCATTGCAGTGCTTGGTCACAGTAAAG GAGGGGATGTTGTCCTTCTGTATGCATCAAAATATCATGATGTACCTGCTGTGGTAAACCTTTCTGGTCGTTATGATCTCAAAAGAGGAATTGAGGAACGGTTTGGTAATGATTTCATGGAAAGACTCAAGAAGGACGGATACATAGATGTTAAAACCACAAAAG GAGAAGTTGAATACCGAGTCACTGAAGAAAGCATGAAGGAGCGACTTAATACAAACATGCATGAAGCATGCCCTTTAATTGATCCGAACTGCAG GTTGCTGACAGTCCATGGATCAGCTGATGAGATTATCCCACTGGAAGATGCGAAAGAGTTCGCCAAGATCTTGCCCAACCACGAGCTAAAAATCGTAGAAGGAGCCAATCATGGATACTCTTCACATCAAGATGAATTGGTCTCAGTTGTCTTGCCTTTCCTAAAGGAAATGTGCGCAAAGCGATGA
- the LOC121790843 gene encoding uncharacterized protein LOC121790843, with the protein MDITANLSAATQQKLSFPNKHGEKLVGILHDTGSPYLVILCHGCRSSKNDKILVSIAAALEKEGISAFRLDFSGNGESEGDLQLGSYSKEVEDIRSAVEYFTGSKRSPIAVLGHSKGGDAVILYACKYHDLPAMVNLSSPCFLKSGMEEVFGKDIGDKLKKDASVDAKSKTEESVAEGLNTDMSDTLVPIDANCRVLTVHGDADDVIPVERAKEFAKMVRNHQLIIIPGANHGYTSQHEEMVAAVLPFLKEYMSCEESPSN; encoded by the exons ATGGATATCACTGCAAATCTTTCTGCAGCTACGCAGCAGAAGCTATCGTTCCCGAACAAGCATGGCGAGAAACTTGTTGGCATACTCCACGACACCGGCTCTCCATACCTTGTAATTCTCTGCCATGGTTGTCGATCCTCAAAG AATGACAAAATCTTGGTGAGTATTGCTGCTGCTCTAGAAAAAGAAGGAATCAGTGCTTTTCGTTTGGATTTCTCCGGAAACGG GGAAAGTGAAGGTGATCTCCAGTTGGGTAGCTACTCAAAAGAGGTTGAAGACATAAGATCTGCGGTCGAGTATTTCACTGGTTCAAAGCGCTCACCAATTGCAGTTCTTGGTCACAGTAAAG GTGGGGATGCCGTCATTCTGTATGCATGCAAGTATCACGATTTACCTGCCATGGTAAATCTTTCTAGTCCTTGTTTTCTCAAAAGCGGAATGGAGGAAGTGTTCGGTAAAGATATCGGGGACAAACTCAAGAAGGATGCATCTGTGGATGCTAAATCCAAGACAG AAGAAAGCGTGGCAGAGGGACTCAATACAGACATGAGCGACACTCTCGTTCCAATTGATGCGAACTGCAG GGTGCTGACAGTGCACGGGGATGCTGATGATGTTATCCCGGTTGAGAGAGCAAAAGAGTTCGCCAAGATGGTACGGAACCACCAGCTGATAATCATACCAGGAGCCAATCATGGGTACACTTCACAGCACGAAGAGATGGTCGCAGCTGTTCTGCCTTTCCTCAAGGAATACATGAGCTGCGAAGAAAGCCCCTCCAATTAG